The Christiangramia flava JLT2011 genome has a segment encoding these proteins:
- the uvrB gene encoding excinuclease ABC subunit UvrB encodes MKFQIKSDYKPTGDQPGAIKQLVGGIDSHEKFQTLLGVTGSGKTFTVANVIEEVQKPTLVLAHNKTLAAQLYSEFKQFFPENAVEYFVSYYDYYQPEAFIPTSGTYIEKDLSINEEIEKLRLSTTSSLLSGRRDVLVVASVSCLYGIGNPVEFRKNVVSIERDMEISRTKFLHSLVQSLYSRTEAEFSHGNFRIKGDTVDVFPSYADNAFRIHFFGDEIEEIEAFDPGTNDIIEKYERLNIYPANMFVTSPDVLQNAIREIQDDLVKQVDYFQDIGKTLEAKRLDERTNFDLEMIRELGYCSGIENYSRYLDGRKPGTRPFCLLDYFPDDYLMVVDESHVTIPQVHAMYGGDRSRKETLVDYGFRLPAAMDNRPLKFEEFEALQNQVIYVSATPAEYELQKSEGVYVEQVIRPTGLLDPIVEVRPSLNQIDDLIEEIQIRVEKDERVLVTTLTKRMAEELTKYLTRIDVRCRYIHSDIDTLERVEIMQDLRKGLFDVLVGVNLLREGLDLPEVSLVAIIDADKEGFLRSNRSLTQTIGRAARHVDGKAILYADKITDSMKKTIEETEYRREKQMSYNKEHNITPKPLNKKFDSALIRKKLDIYEHEVRPDLKAAEEEAAYLTKPQMEKQVREKRKAMETAAKELDFMQAARLRDEIKILQEKINEMV; translated from the coding sequence ATGAAATTCCAGATAAAATCAGACTATAAACCTACCGGCGATCAGCCAGGCGCTATCAAACAACTGGTTGGCGGTATTGACTCACACGAGAAATTTCAGACACTTTTAGGAGTAACAGGTTCCGGGAAGACCTTTACCGTGGCCAATGTTATCGAAGAAGTTCAGAAACCCACCCTGGTCCTGGCCCATAATAAGACACTGGCCGCACAATTGTATTCAGAATTCAAGCAATTCTTTCCGGAGAACGCGGTGGAATATTTTGTAAGTTATTACGATTATTACCAGCCAGAGGCATTTATCCCGACTTCTGGAACATATATTGAAAAAGACCTGTCGATCAACGAAGAAATCGAAAAACTGCGGTTGAGCACCACTTCGTCCCTGCTTAGCGGAAGACGTGACGTACTCGTGGTAGCTTCTGTTTCCTGTTTATACGGTATTGGGAACCCGGTGGAATTTAGAAAAAACGTGGTTTCGATCGAACGGGACATGGAAATTTCCCGGACCAAGTTTTTGCACAGCCTGGTTCAAAGTCTGTACTCCCGAACAGAAGCGGAATTCAGTCATGGAAATTTCAGAATAAAAGGCGATACGGTTGATGTTTTTCCGAGTTATGCTGATAATGCCTTCCGAATTCACTTTTTTGGGGATGAAATTGAAGAGATCGAGGCATTCGATCCCGGCACCAACGATATCATTGAAAAATATGAGCGGCTCAATATTTATCCCGCCAATATGTTCGTTACCTCTCCGGACGTACTTCAGAATGCGATCCGGGAGATACAGGATGACCTGGTCAAACAGGTAGATTATTTTCAGGATATCGGGAAAACTCTGGAAGCCAAACGGCTGGATGAACGCACCAATTTCGATTTGGAAATGATCCGGGAACTTGGCTATTGTTCGGGAATCGAAAACTATTCGCGCTACCTCGATGGCCGTAAACCTGGAACACGGCCTTTCTGTTTATTGGATTATTTTCCAGATGACTATTTGATGGTGGTAGATGAAAGCCACGTGACGATCCCTCAGGTTCATGCCATGTACGGTGGTGACCGTTCGCGTAAGGAAACACTGGTAGATTATGGTTTCCGACTACCTGCCGCGATGGATAACCGTCCGCTGAAATTCGAAGAATTTGAAGCGCTCCAGAACCAGGTCATCTATGTGAGCGCCACACCTGCTGAATATGAATTGCAGAAAAGTGAAGGTGTTTACGTGGAGCAGGTGATTCGACCAACAGGATTATTAGATCCTATTGTGGAAGTTCGCCCAAGTCTCAACCAGATCGATGACCTGATAGAAGAAATCCAGATTCGCGTGGAAAAAGATGAGCGGGTTCTGGTCACCACGCTAACGAAAAGAATGGCGGAAGAATTGACAAAATACCTCACCAGGATTGACGTGCGCTGCCGCTATATACATTCCGATATTGACACGCTGGAGCGTGTGGAGATCATGCAGGATCTTCGAAAAGGACTTTTTGATGTCCTGGTTGGAGTGAACCTGTTACGAGAAGGCCTGGATTTACCCGAAGTTTCGCTTGTGGCCATTATCGATGCCGACAAGGAAGGTTTTCTTCGTAGCAACCGTTCGCTTACACAAACCATTGGTAGGGCAGCACGTCACGTAGATGGAAAAGCCATTTTGTACGCTGATAAAATCACCGATTCAATGAAAAAAACCATTGAAGAAACAGAATACAGGCGCGAAAAGCAGATGTCTTACAATAAGGAACATAACATCACCCCGAAACCTCTGAATAAAAAGTTTGATAGTGCCCTGATTCGTAAAAAACTGGATATTTATGAGCACGAAGTCCGCCCAGATCTCAAAGCTGCTGAAGAAGAAGCTGCTTATCTAACCAAACCACAAATGGAAAAACAGGTACGGGAAAAACGGAAAGCGATGGAAACGGCTGCCAAAGAATTAGATTTTATGCAGGCTGCAAGGCTACGGGATGAAATTAAGATTTTACAGGAAAAAATTAACGAAATGGTGTAA
- a CDS encoding T9SS type B sorting domain-containing protein → MGKEEIENLNSCGSLEHNSLWLYIEITKEGTLGFDLIPNSSETRINYDFYVFGPNASCSDLKDAIRCSALIPDFVDSTSNITGMSDNETDTSEPIDQGNGYLKSLNVKEGESYYILIDRHIGEESFKLKWTGTSTIGGLPFPNGPEISKPDNIRKCNAIGEAIFDLNSVRDQISDQHNITISYHKNRGDAFDNKNQLTNQFWSNIPEKEIYVRVKNNFTDCFKITSFTLVIDPGPPINLVGSLESCDIDNSGTVMFDLSKIPNIILTDETPDNFIFSYFHSKENAINNIDPLNSLIETSGETIYTKVSNLNDPDCYNIAEIELILNAPPQVTSYEVVQPQVNSNLNTLTLNIPENLDYEYSIGNIDGPYQTGTTFTDVESGFQTLYIRDKKGCAIIEAEIAVLGYDTYFTPNNDGIHDKWQIKGIKKAAGSQNTVNIFDRYGKLLKNMDVSSDGWDGTFNGKPLPADDYWFRVTLKNGQEFNGHFSLKR, encoded by the coding sequence ATGGGTAAAGAGGAAATAGAAAATCTTAATTCATGCGGTAGTCTCGAACATAACAGTCTCTGGCTTTATATCGAGATCACAAAAGAAGGTACACTTGGTTTCGACCTCATCCCTAATTCTTCAGAAACGCGTATTAATTATGATTTCTATGTTTTTGGACCTAATGCAAGTTGCAGTGATCTTAAAGATGCCATACGCTGTTCAGCATTAATTCCTGATTTTGTTGATTCAACTTCAAACATTACTGGAATGAGTGATAATGAAACGGACACTTCAGAACCTATTGATCAGGGGAATGGGTATTTAAAAAGTCTTAATGTAAAGGAGGGTGAAAGTTATTATATACTCATAGACCGTCACATAGGAGAGGAATCTTTTAAATTAAAATGGACCGGCACTTCTACTATCGGTGGACTTCCCTTTCCGAATGGGCCTGAAATTTCAAAACCTGATAACATTCGTAAATGTAATGCAATAGGCGAGGCTATTTTTGACCTTAATTCAGTAAGAGATCAAATTTCAGATCAACATAATATTACTATTAGTTATCATAAGAACCGTGGCGATGCATTCGATAATAAAAATCAATTAACTAATCAATTTTGGAGCAATATACCTGAAAAAGAAATTTACGTAAGGGTGAAAAATAATTTTACCGATTGTTTTAAAATTACCAGTTTTACACTGGTTATTGATCCTGGTCCTCCAATTAACCTGGTAGGAAGTTTAGAATCATGTGATATTGATAATTCCGGTACAGTAATGTTTGATCTGAGTAAAATTCCAAACATCATATTAACCGATGAGACTCCAGATAATTTTATTTTTTCATATTTCCATTCCAAGGAAAACGCTATAAATAATATAGATCCTTTAAATAGTCTAATCGAAACAAGTGGAGAAACTATCTATACCAAAGTTTCAAATTTAAATGATCCTGATTGTTACAACATTGCAGAAATCGAATTGATTCTGAATGCCCCTCCACAGGTCACCTCATACGAAGTGGTCCAACCGCAGGTTAATTCTAACCTCAATACTCTTACTTTAAATATCCCTGAAAACCTGGATTATGAATATTCCATTGGAAATATTGATGGCCCTTACCAGACCGGAACCACTTTTACTGATGTAGAATCTGGATTTCAAACACTGTATATCAGGGATAAAAAGGGCTGCGCAATCATCGAAGCAGAAATCGCAGTATTAGGTTACGATACTTATTTCACTCCAAATAACGATGGTATTCATGATAAATGGCAGATCAAAGGGATCAAAAAAGCGGCCGGCAGCCAGAATACTGTCAATATTTTTGATCGCTACGGAAAACTGCTGAAAAACATGGATGTTTCGTCTGATGGCTGGGATGGTACTTTTAACGGAAAGCCGCTGCCGGCAGATGATTACTGGTTTCGAGTTACGTTAAAAAACGGACAGGAATTCAACGGGCATTTCAGCCTGAAAAGGTAA